Proteins from one Staphylococcus sp. IVB6214 genomic window:
- the hprK gene encoding HPr(Ser) kinase/phosphatase yields MLTTKDVIERFDMKVVAGEDGLGRPIYNTDISRPGLEMAGYFSHYSSNRIQVLGTTELSFYNLLRDEERQGRMRKLCRPDTPAIIITRGHEAPDELVEAARDTDTPLLYVEEATTRVMGRLTTYLEHELANTTSLHGVLVDVYGVGVLITGDSGVGKSETALELVKRGHRLVADDNVEIKEVVKDELIGKAPDIIRHLLEIRGLGIINVMTLFGAGSILLKKRIQLNINLETWREGKMYDRVGLNEEKLRILDTDITKKTVPIRPGRNVAVIIEVAAMNYRLNVMGINTAEEFNERLNAEIMKNSQLKQGERS; encoded by the coding sequence ATGTTAACTACAAAAGATGTCATCGAACGTTTTGACATGAAGGTCGTTGCAGGTGAAGATGGGCTAGGCCGACCGATATATAACACGGATATTTCACGACCTGGTTTAGAGATGGCGGGATATTTCTCCCACTATTCTTCAAACCGTATCCAAGTATTAGGTACGACTGAATTGTCTTTTTATAATTTATTGCGAGATGAAGAACGTCAAGGACGTATGCGTAAGCTATGTCGTCCAGATACACCAGCCATTATTATTACACGTGGACATGAAGCGCCAGACGAATTGGTTGAAGCGGCACGAGATACGGACACTCCATTACTCTATGTTGAAGAAGCAACGACACGTGTGATGGGACGTCTGACAACTTATTTGGAACATGAACTTGCAAATACAACATCCCTTCATGGCGTACTTGTCGATGTTTATGGTGTTGGTGTGCTCATCACGGGTGACTCGGGGGTTGGTAAGAGTGAGACAGCTCTTGAGCTTGTGAAACGAGGCCATCGTCTAGTGGCGGATGACAATGTCGAAATCAAAGAAGTTGTCAAAGATGAATTGATCGGTAAAGCGCCAGATATTATTCGTCATCTATTAGAAATCCGTGGTCTGGGTATTATCAATGTGATGACATTGTTTGGTGCGGGTTCAATTTTATTAAAAAAACGTATCCAACTTAATATTAATCTTGAGACGTGGCGTGAAGGCAAGATGTATGATCGCGTCGGTCTGAATGAAGAAAAATTGAGAATTCTCGATACCGATATTACGAAAAAGACGGTACCTATTCGTCCAGGGCGTAATGTCGCAGTCATTATTGAAGTCGCTGCAATGAACTATCGTCTGAATGTGATGGGTATTAATACAGCAGAAGAGTTCAATGAACGCTTGAATGCCGAAATTATGAAAAATAGTCAGTTGAAGCAAGGTGAAAGATCATGA
- the lgt gene encoding prolipoprotein diacylglyceryl transferase, with the protein MIGYIDPVAIQLGGLSIRWYGIIIASAILLGYVIAQRSAKKVGFHEDDLINLLITCVIVAIITARLYFVLFNLDYYSQYPAEIPMIWHGGIAIHGGLIGAFGMGIYYCYRKNWHPLQVADIVAPSIILAQGIGRWGNFMNHEAHGGPVTRTFLENLSLPNFIIDNMYINGQYYHPTFLYESVWNVIGFVLLIALRRHLRIGETFALYLIWYSVGRFFIEGLRTDSLMIADTLRVAQMMSIVLIVVGIILIIIQRLSKKVIYYRQASVLTWPGRASYKGRR; encoded by the coding sequence ATGATAGGTTATATCGATCCTGTTGCGATTCAACTCGGCGGCTTATCGATCAGATGGTATGGTATTATCATTGCATCAGCGATATTGTTAGGGTATGTTATTGCACAGCGGAGTGCGAAAAAGGTAGGCTTTCATGAAGATGACTTAATCAACTTATTGATTACTTGTGTGATTGTAGCAATTATTACTGCACGTTTGTATTTTGTGCTGTTCAACCTAGACTATTACAGTCAGTATCCAGCAGAAATACCGATGATATGGCATGGTGGTATTGCAATACACGGTGGCTTAATCGGTGCTTTCGGTATGGGCATTTATTATTGTTACCGCAAAAATTGGCATCCATTACAAGTGGCTGATATTGTTGCGCCGAGTATTATTTTGGCGCAAGGTATTGGCAGATGGGGCAACTTCATGAACCATGAAGCGCACGGTGGCCCAGTCACAAGAACGTTTCTTGAGAATCTGTCACTACCGAACTTTATTATTGATAATATGTATATTAATGGACAATATTATCATCCAACGTTCTTATACGAATCAGTATGGAATGTGATTGGTTTTGTTTTACTTATCGCATTACGTCGTCACTTACGAATTGGCGAGACATTTGCGCTATACCTTATATGGTATTCCGTAGGGCGTTTCTTCATTGAAGGGTTAAGAACGGATAGTTTGATGATAGCAGATACTTTACGTGTCGCACAGATGATGTCGATTGTATTGATAGTCGTTGGTATTATATTGATTATCATTCAACGCTTGTCAAAGAAGGTTATATATTATCGTCAAGCTTCTGTATTAACTTGGCCAGGACGTGCATCTTATAAGGGGCGTCGATAA
- a CDS encoding DapH/DapD/GlmU-related protein: MARKLTTIHSEHRNPLWYLYRYIRFTKMFKNTLIIEVSRYIPFVSWKCTIYRRLLHMTIGTQSAFAFKALPDLLYPERITIGNHVIIGYNATILTHEFIQGALRVGDVNIGDNTLIGANVTILPGVTIGNNVRIGAGSVVSKDIPDNTTAYGAPIQIYPNK; the protein is encoded by the coding sequence ATGGCACGGAAGTTAACGACAATTCACTCAGAGCACCGCAATCCATTATGGTACTTATATCGATATATTCGCTTTACGAAAATGTTTAAAAATACTTTGATTATTGAAGTATCGCGTTACATACCATTTGTTAGTTGGAAATGCACAATTTATCGCCGTCTTTTACACATGACGATAGGTACGCAGTCTGCTTTTGCGTTCAAAGCACTGCCAGACTTGTTGTATCCAGAACGTATTACGATTGGCAATCACGTAATAATTGGGTATAATGCGACAATATTAACACATGAATTCATTCAAGGTGCACTACGTGTGGGGGATGTGAATATAGGTGATAATACGCTTATCGGGGCGAATGTCACCATATTACCAGGAGTCACAATTGGCAACAACGTGCGCATCGGAGCAGGAAGTGTTGTATCTAAGGACATTCCTGACAATACTACTGCATATGGTGCACCTATACAAATATATCCGAACAAATAG
- a CDS encoding tetratricopeptide repeat protein translates to MTHEQKIIPFNQDVTLYYKIAMQKLRQQAYDKARYYLEKVLELSPDHFEARQSLATCYEKLRNVRKAEALYYDEISEGRNLEDAYYALSQLNMAANDPNKSYLFGLNYAFSSGDADYREELESMFDVSYHEEDTLREESQLFTVQVVFQYLFGEGRLLEARAFILRQDDEIQENRIVRNLLAMCYLYLNENQAAKEMYERLLKEDSSDVYALCHYTLLLHNMNEQYLFEHYLKRLNKIMPMNDDETFKLGIVLSYLKQYEASQQLLVPLHRKGKSQTFQLFNALSVNYYYLGNKEQSEYFWNKLSAFNRAYPGLPPWVIDARVTYFDEHIAPLLTSEDQHRRIYGLFLLNQLNGKEVLMTRDVWTLLESLGDYEKLYLSYLIQNLHLTKLDFIHRGMLRLYEITDLREESALFLRWIAYAEDLLAVDNARDLVIPYVAAVTFLYFSTTNEPQTYEQICQLFNVSESIFREALDELMSI, encoded by the coding sequence ATGACACATGAACAGAAAATTATTCCGTTTAATCAAGATGTAACACTGTATTACAAGATCGCAATGCAGAAGTTACGTCAACAAGCTTATGACAAAGCACGCTACTACTTAGAAAAAGTGTTGGAATTGTCACCGGATCATTTTGAAGCAAGGCAGTCACTTGCGACATGTTATGAAAAGCTTCGCAATGTACGTAAGGCAGAAGCATTATATTATGATGAAATTAGTGAAGGGCGAAACTTAGAAGATGCGTATTATGCGCTCAGTCAATTAAATATGGCAGCGAACGACCCTAATAAGTCATATTTATTCGGTTTGAATTATGCTTTTTCTTCGGGGGATGCTGATTATCGTGAAGAGTTAGAAAGTATGTTTGATGTATCTTATCATGAAGAAGATACTTTGCGAGAAGAGAGTCAGCTGTTCACAGTCCAAGTCGTTTTTCAATATTTGTTTGGAGAAGGTCGCTTACTTGAAGCACGTGCATTTATTTTAAGACAAGATGACGAAATTCAAGAAAATCGAATTGTCCGTAACTTGCTTGCAATGTGCTACTTATATTTGAATGAGAATCAAGCAGCGAAAGAAATGTATGAGCGTCTATTAAAAGAAGATTCGTCAGATGTCTATGCGTTGTGCCACTATACGTTACTGTTACACAACATGAATGAACAATATTTGTTTGAGCATTATTTGAAGCGTTTGAACAAAATTATGCCGATGAATGATGATGAGACTTTTAAGCTAGGGATTGTTTTAAGTTACCTCAAACAATATGAAGCTTCCCAACAGTTACTTGTACCACTCCATAGAAAGGGTAAGTCACAAACTTTCCAATTATTTAACGCACTTTCTGTAAACTATTATTACCTGGGAAATAAAGAACAAAGTGAATATTTTTGGAATAAACTTTCAGCATTTAATCGTGCATATCCCGGCTTACCACCATGGGTTATTGATGCACGTGTGACCTATTTCGATGAGCATATTGCACCATTATTAACGAGTGAAGATCAACATCGCCGTATATATGGATTGTTTTTATTGAATCAATTAAACGGAAAAGAAGTATTAATGACTCGTGATGTGTGGACGTTATTGGAATCATTAGGTGATTATGAAAAACTATATTTGTCTTATTTGATTCAAAACCTTCATTTGACAAAGTTGGACTTCATACATCGTGGTATGTTGCGATTATACGAGATAACAGACTTGAGAGAGGAGTCAGCACTATTTTTGAGATGGATTGCTTATGCGGAAGATCTTTTAGCGGTAGATAACGCGCGTGACTTGGTGATCCCTTATGTAGCAGCAGTGACTTTTTTATATTTTAGTACTACGAATGAACCACAAACCTACGAACAAATTTGTCAGTTGTTTAATGTCTCTGAATCGATATTCAGAGAAGCGTTGGATGAACTAATGAGCATATAA
- the trxB gene encoding thioredoxin-disulfide reductase — MTEQVRYDVAIIGAGPAGMTAAVYASRANLNTVMIERGMPGGQMANTEEVENFPGFEMISGPDLSNKMFDHAKKFGAEYKYGDIKGIEDKGDYKIIDLGSSQVEATAVIIATGAEHKKMGVPGEQELGGRGVSYCAVCDGAFFKNKNVYVIGGGDSAVEEGTFLTKFADKVTIVHRRDQLRAQKILQDRAFKNEKIDFIWNHTLKSVNAKDGKVGSLTLASTVDGSEQTVEADGLFIYIGTQPNTKPFEDLGITNEAGYVIANEDMSTAVPGIYVAGDVREKGLRQIVTATGDGSIAAQSVQAYIESLED; from the coding sequence ATGACAGAACAAGTACGCTACGATGTCGCGATTATTGGTGCGGGGCCAGCAGGTATGACTGCTGCTGTATACGCATCACGTGCTAACTTAAATACAGTGATGATTGAACGTGGAATGCCAGGTGGACAAATGGCAAACACAGAAGAAGTTGAAAACTTTCCGGGATTCGAGATGATTTCCGGACCAGATCTTTCAAATAAAATGTTCGATCACGCGAAAAAGTTCGGTGCAGAATACAAATATGGTGACATCAAAGGCATTGAAGATAAAGGTGATTACAAAATTATTGACTTAGGTTCAAGCCAAGTTGAAGCAACAGCTGTCATTATTGCAACAGGTGCAGAACATAAAAAAATGGGCGTCCCTGGCGAACAAGAACTAGGGGGTCGTGGTGTCAGCTACTGTGCAGTATGTGATGGCGCATTCTTCAAAAATAAAAACGTATACGTTATCGGTGGCGGAGACTCTGCGGTAGAAGAAGGAACATTTTTAACAAAATTCGCAGACAAAGTGACTATTGTTCACCGACGTGATCAATTGCGTGCACAAAAAATCTTACAAGATCGTGCATTCAAAAATGAAAAAATCGACTTTATCTGGAATCATACATTGAAATCAGTCAATGCGAAAGACGGTAAGGTTGGTTCATTAACATTGGCTTCAACAGTAGACGGTTCAGAGCAAACGGTGGAAGCAGATGGTCTATTCATCTACATCGGTACACAACCTAACACTAAGCCATTTGAAGACTTAGGTATTACGAACGAAGCAGGTTATGTCATCGCAAATGAAGACATGAGTACGGCAGTTCCTGGTATTTATGTTGCAGGAGACGTACGTGAAAAAGGATTGCGTCAAATCGTCACAGCAACAGGTGACGGAAGTATTGCAGCACAAAGTGTTCAAGCATATATCGAATCATTAGAAGATTAA
- the rapZ gene encoding RNase adapter RapZ — protein sequence MHEIENKELLKRELIIVTGLSGAGKSVAIQSLEDLGYFCVDNLPPILLPKFIELMAERTPSLHKVAIGIDLRGREFFQNFIEEIDKIKRDGQVELNILYADAETKKLISRYKESRRQHPLQKKTGLTLMEAITEERQLLTEVRSIANFIVDTTKLTPKQLKKRIGEYFNQNEGPSFTINVTSFGFKHGIQIDADIVFDVRFLPNPYYIEALRPLTGMDAPVYDYVMKWEETETFYNKLLDLLRFTIPGYQKEGKSQLVIAIGCTGGQHRSVALAQRLADELQRIFDYNIYVYHRDAHIESGDK from the coding sequence ATGCATGAGATTGAAAATAAAGAGTTATTAAAGCGAGAATTGATTATTGTCACTGGTTTATCAGGCGCAGGGAAGTCTGTTGCAATTCAAAGCCTCGAAGACTTGGGGTACTTTTGCGTGGACAATTTACCGCCGATTTTATTACCAAAATTTATTGAATTAATGGCTGAAAGAACCCCGTCACTTCACAAAGTGGCGATTGGAATTGACTTGCGTGGTCGTGAGTTTTTTCAAAATTTCATTGAAGAAATAGATAAAATTAAACGAGATGGACAAGTAGAATTAAATATTTTATACGCCGATGCTGAAACGAAAAAACTGATCTCACGCTATAAAGAGTCACGTCGTCAACATCCATTACAAAAAAAGACAGGCTTAACTTTAATGGAAGCAATCACTGAAGAGCGCCAGTTATTGACCGAAGTGAGAAGCATTGCCAACTTTATTGTGGATACAACTAAGCTCACACCGAAGCAACTAAAGAAACGCATTGGGGAATATTTTAATCAAAATGAAGGTCCTTCGTTCACAATTAATGTGACAAGTTTTGGGTTCAAACATGGTATTCAAATTGATGCTGACATCGTCTTTGATGTGCGCTTTTTACCGAACCCCTATTACATTGAAGCACTACGACCTTTAACAGGTATGGATGCACCTGTGTATGACTATGTGATGAAATGGGAAGAAACAGAGACATTTTACAACAAATTGTTAGATTTATTGCGTTTTACTATTCCAGGATATCAAAAAGAAGGAAAATCACAATTGGTGATCGCTATCGGATGTACAGGTGGTCAACATCGATCTGTTGCTTTAGCACAACGTCTGGCAGACGAACTTCAGCGTATATTTGACTATAATATTTATGTGTACCATCGAGATGCACATATCGAAAGTGGAGATAAATAA
- a CDS encoding YvcK family protein encodes MKQLKLVLIGGGTGLSVLARGLRSFPIDITAIVTVADDGGSTGKIRHEMDIPAPGDIRNVLAALSDAEPTLEQLFKYRFEEDKISGHSLGNLLIAAMTNITQDFGHAVKELSKILNIKGRVIPSTVSSVQLCAEMEDGEIVAGESNIPKKHKKIKRVYLEPEDAQPMDEAIEALLDADLIVLGPGSLYTSVISTLCVKGISHALVESEAKKLYVSNIMTQPGETDYYSVVDHIDAIHQQLNRNVLDFVIANELTFDNKVLEKYKEKGSQPVLYDEAALKERGVQLVTGKDLALISENHYVRHRTEILAEMIYEIALQEISAIEFDPDQLKSKEHGDRY; translated from the coding sequence ATGAAACAGCTCAAATTAGTACTTATAGGTGGTGGAACAGGCCTATCCGTATTAGCGAGAGGGTTAAGATCGTTTCCGATAGATATTACAGCCATTGTAACAGTCGCAGATGATGGCGGTAGTACGGGCAAAATTCGACATGAGATGGACATTCCGGCACCCGGGGATATTAGAAACGTGTTAGCAGCTTTGAGTGATGCAGAACCAACATTGGAACAATTATTTAAGTATCGTTTTGAAGAAGATAAAATTAGTGGCCATTCACTCGGCAACTTATTAATAGCAGCAATGACAAATATTACACAAGATTTTGGACATGCTGTTAAAGAATTGAGTAAAATTTTAAATATTAAAGGCCGTGTCATCCCTTCTACTGTTTCCAGCGTACAACTGTGTGCAGAAATGGAAGACGGTGAGATTGTTGCAGGTGAGTCAAATATTCCTAAAAAACATAAGAAAATTAAGCGTGTTTATTTAGAACCGGAAGATGCGCAACCGATGGATGAAGCGATTGAAGCTTTGTTGGATGCGGACCTAATTGTATTAGGTCCAGGTTCACTGTACACAAGTGTTATTTCAACGCTTTGTGTAAAAGGTATTAGTCACGCACTTGTAGAAAGTGAAGCCAAAAAGCTTTATGTTTCTAATATTATGACACAACCTGGTGAAACCGATTATTATTCTGTTGTTGATCATATTGATGCGATTCATCAACAATTGAATCGAAATGTATTGGATTTTGTGATCGCTAATGAATTAACATTTGATAATAAAGTATTAGAGAAGTATAAAGAAAAAGGATCCCAGCCTGTATTGTATGATGAAGCGGCTTTAAAAGAACGTGGTGTGCAATTAGTAACCGGGAAAGACCTGGCATTAATATCAGAAAACCATTATGTCCGTCATCGTACAGAGATACTTGCAGAGATGATTTATGAAATTGCCCTGCAAGAAATTAGCGCCATCGAGTTCGACCCAGATCAATTAAAATCGAAAGAGCATGGTGACAGATATTAG
- the whiA gene encoding DNA-binding protein WhiA: MSFASDMKNELTRVEVNNDDAMAELSALIRMNGALSLSNQQFVINIQTENATTARRIYSLIKKVFNVEVEILVRKKMKLKKNNIYICRIKMKAREILDELGILKEGSFTHDIDASMVATDDMRRSYLRGAFLAGGSVNNPETSSYHLEIFSLYESHSAGLTELMNQYGLNAKKLERKKGWITYMKEAERIAEFLSLIGGYQALLKFEDVRIVRDMRNSVNRLVNCETANLNKTVSAAMKQVKSIELIDEEIGLDNLPDRLREIAKLRIENQDVSLKELGEMVSTGTISKSGVNHRLRKLNELADKIRNGEQFDI, translated from the coding sequence ATGAGCTTTGCATCTGACATGAAGAATGAATTAACAAGAGTTGAAGTGAATAATGATGATGCCATGGCAGAGCTCAGTGCGTTGATACGAATGAATGGTGCACTCAGCCTGTCTAATCAACAATTTGTCATCAATATTCAAACAGAAAATGCGACAACCGCAAGACGTATTTATTCATTAATTAAAAAAGTTTTTAATGTAGAAGTAGAAATATTAGTACGTAAAAAAATGAAACTCAAAAAGAATAATATTTATATTTGCCGTATTAAGATGAAAGCAAGAGAGATACTTGATGAATTAGGTATTTTGAAAGAAGGAAGTTTCACACATGACATCGATGCATCAATGGTAGCAACAGATGATATGCGACGTAGCTATTTACGTGGTGCCTTCTTGGCAGGTGGTTCCGTCAATAACCCGGAAACTTCTTCGTATCATCTCGAAATATTTTCATTGTACGAAAGTCATTCGGCAGGATTAACAGAACTGATGAATCAATACGGATTGAATGCCAAAAAGTTAGAACGTAAAAAAGGCTGGATCACGTATATGAAGGAAGCAGAACGTATTGCAGAATTTTTAAGCTTAATTGGTGGATATCAAGCATTATTGAAGTTTGAAGATGTGCGTATCGTACGTGATATGAGAAATTCCGTCAACCGACTTGTGAATTGTGAAACAGCCAATCTAAATAAAACAGTCAGTGCTGCAATGAAACAAGTGAAAAGCATTGAACTCATAGATGAAGAGATTGGACTGGACAATCTACCAGACCGATTGAGGGAAATTGCGAAACTGCGCATCGAGAACCAAGATGTTTCATTAAAAGAGCTTGGAGAAATGGTGAGCACAGGTACAATTTCTAAGTCAGGTGTAAACCACCGTTTACGTAAACTTAATGAACTTGCTGACAAAATCCGAAATGGTGAGCAATTTGATATATAG
- a CDS encoding fibrinogen-binding adhesin SdrG C-terminal domain-containing protein → MKKGSNFDPTRKNRYSIRKYTVGTASILIGATLALGIANGEVKAAEQDQSTETSVTNDQLDNTPNNDESVVETADQSLLENKEGNVEEIPQTEETVSETEEVPATEETVSETEEAPATEEVTETTEEVTEATEEVTETTEEVTEATEEVTEATEEVTETTEEVTEATEEVTEATEEVKNTEEKSTDDKKAVNETAEENQATVEHNDVEVSENKEVANKVENAETITPGTGFRAASEPAQSGTGKSVNENVIMESLVLENRRLYPNQGESLSFSGAFKVEGNVRENDYFNFMVPHNLTLDGDIDYSNVNDTQVLPDLLSKTGEVVATGTYNTKTKQGTYVFTDYVNDKDAVSGNFTLPIFTDRKNTPKSGRYDVEFGMANQTYRGTVDIDYGNPAQGHEYGANITSTITEIDVDSGKNEYKQTVYVNPMKRNLQNTIVTLQGYHDDITKSSTVISKDQTNLKIYEVVDSSKITESYYIDPQNPNYKDVTNDVLPYVTYNNDNTATINFGKIDKTYVVVVDGHYSDVQGNVKTRVRMDTEDVYTGNRSSYYWDNENFIYEGSGNADGSISDADSDSDADSDSDSDADSDSDADSDSDSDADSDSDADSDSDSDADSDSDADSDSDSDADADSDSDADSDSDSDADSDSDADSDSDSDADSDSDADSDSDSDADSDSDADSDSDSDADSDSDADSDSDSDADSDSDADSDSDSDADSDSDADSDSDSDADSDSDADSDSDSDADSDSDADSDSDSDADSDSDADSDSDSDADSDSDADSDSDSDADSDSDADSDSDSDADSDSDADSDSDSDADSDSDADSDSDSDADSDSDADSDSDSDADSDSDADSDSDADADSDSDADSDSDSDADSDSDADSDSDSDADSDSDADSDSDSDADSDSDSDADSDSDADSDSDADSDSDSDADSDSDADSDSDSDADSDSDADSDSDSDADSDSDADSDSDSDADSDADADSDSDSDSDVESDADADADADADADSDSDSDAETEMDKDGDKPADHDGKDKDGKKHLPDTGNETNYEGTLLGSLFAAMGSVFLFRSRRRKNDKE, encoded by the coding sequence TTGAAGAAAGGTTCGAATTTTGATCCCACTCGAAAGAATAGATACTCTATTCGTAAGTACACAGTAGGTACTGCATCTATTCTTATTGGTGCGACATTAGCATTAGGGATTGCAAATGGAGAAGTAAAAGCTGCGGAACAAGATCAGTCAACAGAGACATCAGTAACAAATGATCAGCTAGATAATACACCAAATAATGATGAAAGTGTTGTTGAAACAGCAGACCAATCATTATTAGAAAATAAAGAAGGAAACGTTGAGGAAATACCACAAACGGAAGAAACTGTTTCTGAAACAGAAGAAGTTCCAGCAACGGAAGAAACTGTTTCTGAAACAGAAGAAGCTCCAGCAACTGAAGAAGTGACAGAAACAACTGAAGAAGTGACAGAAGCAACTGAAGAAGTGACAGAAACAACTGAAGAAGTGACAGAAGCAACTGAAGAAGTGACAGAAGCAACTGAAGAAGTGACAGAAACAACTGAAGAAGTGACAGAAGCAACTGAAGAAGTGACAGAAGCAACTGAAGAAGTGAAAAATACAGAAGAAAAATCAACTGATGATAAAAAAGCAGTAAATGAAACGGCAGAAGAAAACCAAGCAACGGTTGAACATAATGATGTAGAAGTATCAGAAAATAAAGAAGTAGCAAACAAAGTAGAAAATGCTGAAACAATCACACCAGGAACAGGTTTCCGAGCAGCGAGTGAACCAGCTCAAAGCGGAACAGGTAAATCAGTGAATGAAAATGTTATCATGGAAAGCTTAGTTTTGGAGAATCGACGTTTATATCCTAACCAAGGAGAGTCGTTAAGCTTCAGTGGTGCGTTTAAAGTAGAAGGAAATGTTCGTGAAAATGATTATTTCAACTTTATGGTGCCACACAATTTAACATTAGATGGTGATATTGACTATTCAAATGTTAATGATACACAAGTTTTACCAGATTTATTGAGTAAGACAGGTGAAGTTGTAGCAACAGGTACTTATAACACAAAAACAAAACAAGGTACTTATGTATTTACTGATTATGTAAATGATAAAGATGCAGTGTCAGGAAACTTCACATTACCAATCTTTACAGATCGTAAAAACACACCTAAAAGTGGTCGTTATGATGTTGAGTTTGGTATGGCAAACCAAACATATAGAGGTACTGTAGATATTGATTATGGTAATCCGGCACAAGGACATGAATATGGTGCTAATATTACATCTACAATTACAGAAATTGATGTTGATTCTGGTAAAAACGAATACAAACAAACAGTTTATGTAAACCCAATGAAACGAAATTTACAAAATACAATTGTAACATTACAAGGTTACCATGATGATATCACTAAAAGTAGTACAGTAATTTCAAAAGATCAAACAAATTTAAAAATTTATGAAGTTGTAGACTCATCAAAGATTACAGAGAGTTATTATATCGATCCTCAAAACCCTAATTACAAAGATGTAACAAATGATGTATTACCTTATGTTACTTACAACAATGATAATACAGCGACAATCAATTTTGGGAAAATTGATAAAACATATGTTGTTGTTGTTGATGGACATTATAGTGATGTTCAGGGGAACGTAAAAACACGTGTTAGAATGGATACAGAAGATGTTTATACAGGTAACAGAAGTTCATACTATTGGGACAATGAGAACTTCATATACGAAGGATCTGGTAATGCAGATGGGTCTATTTCAGATGCAGACAGTGATTCAGACGCAGATAGCGACTCTGACTCGGATGCAGACTCAGATTCAGACGCAGACAGCGATTCTGACTCAGATGCGGACTCAGATTCAGACGCAGACAGCGACTCTGACTCGGATGCTGATTCAGATTCAGACGCAGATAGCGACTCTGACTCAGACGCAGATGCAGATAGCGATTCAGACGCAGATAGCGACTCTGACTCAGATGCAGACAGTGATTCAGACGCGGATAGCGACTCTGACTCAGATGCAGACAGCGATTCAGACGCAGATAGCGATTCTGACTCAGATGCAGACTCAGATTCAGACGCAGATAGCGACTCTGACTCAGATGCAGACTCAGATTCAGACGCGGATAGCGACTCTGATTCAGATGCGGATTCAGATTCAGACGCAGATAGCGACTCTGACTCAGATGCGGACAGCGATTCAGACGCAGATAGCGACTCTGACTCAGATGCTGATTCAGATTCAGACGCAGATAGCGACTCTGACTCAGATGCGGACAGCGATTCAGACGCGGATAGCGATTCTGACTCAGATGCGGATTCAGATTCAGACGCGGATAGCGACTCTGACTCAGATGCAGACAGTGATTCAGACGCAGACAGCGATTCTGACTCAGATGCAGACTCAGATTCAGACGCAGATAGCGACTCTGACTCAGATGCGGACAGTGATTCAGACGCAGACAGCGACTCTGACTCAGATGCAGACTCAGATTCAGACGCAGATAGCGATTCTGACTCAGATGCGGACAGCGATTCAGACGCAGATAGCGATTCTGACTCAGATGCAGACTCAGATTCAGACGCAGACAGCGACTCTGACGCAGATGCGGACAGCGATTCAGACGCGGATAGCGATTCAGACTCAGATGCGGACAGCGATTCAGACGCAGACAGCGACTCTGACTCAGATGCAGACTCAGATTCAGACGCAGATAGCGACTCTGACTCAGATGCAGATAGCGACTCTGACTCGGATGCTGATTCAGATTCAGATGCAGATAGCGATTCAGACGCGGATAGCGATTCTGACTCAGATGCAGACAGTGATTCAGACGCAGATAGCGATTCTGACTCAGATGCGGACTCAGATTCAGACGCGGATAGCGACTCTGATTCAGATGCAGACAGTGATTCAGACGCAGATAGCGACTCTGACTCGGATGCAGACAGTGATGCAGACGCAGATAGCGATTCTGACTCGGATTCAGATGTAGAATCAGATGCGGACGCGGACGCAGATGCAGATGCAGATGCAGATAGCGATTCAGATTCAGACGCTGAGACAGAAATGGATAAAGATGGTGACAAGCCTGCAGACCATGATGGCAAAGACAAAGATGGTAAGAAACATCTTCCTGATACAGGTAATGAAACAAACTATGAAGGTACACTTCTTGGTTCATTATTTGCAGCAATGGGTTCTGTATTCTTATTCAGATCACGTCGCAGAAAAAATGATAAAGAATAA